The following are encoded in a window of Streptococcus pasteurianus genomic DNA:
- a CDS encoding ComF family protein encodes MICLLCGQEFSKKEQFLNLILMKKDDNGVCLECQKTFERIGDVHCPTCCRTGFSQQCPDCQAWEKQHHHVSHEALFTYNSSMKDYFSKYKFQGDILLSHVFSKEIKQALKKYKNYTFVPVSISPKRLKERQFNQVTALLQAAKIPYEDLLIKREISKQSDKTRKERLETLNPFSLKNVSKVPENVLIIDDIYTTGATLKGIYQLFYETGAKNVKSFTIVR; translated from the coding sequence ATGATTTGCCTGCTCTGCGGACAAGAATTTTCCAAAAAAGAACAATTTTTAAACCTTATCTTAATGAAAAAAGATGACAATGGCGTGTGTCTGGAGTGTCAAAAAACATTTGAAAGAATAGGAGATGTTCATTGCCCAACCTGCTGCCGAACTGGATTTTCTCAGCAATGTCCAGATTGTCAAGCGTGGGAAAAACAACATCATCACGTATCTCATGAAGCGCTTTTTACCTACAATTCTTCAATGAAAGATTATTTCTCAAAATATAAATTTCAAGGAGATATTCTTTTAAGTCACGTTTTTTCAAAAGAAATCAAACAAGCATTAAAAAAATATAAAAACTACACCTTTGTTCCAGTTTCCATAAGTCCAAAACGGCTAAAAGAAAGACAATTTAACCAAGTAACAGCACTTTTACAAGCAGCTAAAATCCCCTACGAAGACTTACTAATCAAGAGAGAAATCAGTAAACAGTCCGATAAAACACGAAAAGAGCGCCTAGAAACTCTCAATCCTTTTTCTTTAAAAAATGTTTCAAAGGTGCCAGAAAATGTCTTGATTATCGATGATATTTACACAACTGGCGCCACTTTAAAGGGAATATATCAACTTTTCTATGAAACTGGAGCCAAAAATGTAAAAAGTTTTACGATTGTGCGGTAA
- a CDS encoding DEAD/DEAH box helicase: MDKLNNYYGRLFTQAQLSDALKKQAKQLPAMTKLNHHYICNRCGSQVSLQNKLQTNVFYCRNCLVFGRNTSNGHLYYFPQRRFSKKDSLIWKGKLTPYQDDVSKGMLEGIDAKKDLLIHAVTGAGKTEMIYQSVSKIIDDGGCVCLASPRIDVCLELYKRLSRDFSCLITLLHGDSEPYKRAPLIIATTHQLLKFYQAFDLLIIDEVDAFPFVDNAVLYHAVDRAIKPNRTKIFLTATSTDELDKKVKTGTLTKLHLARRFHANPLVVPQKIWLSGVLSNMQKKKIPQKLINLIKKQRQTHYPLLIFFPNIEQGEAFTQILQTYFSEEQIAFVSSKTENRLDIVEKFRRQELSILVTTTILERGVTFPCVDVFVLLSNHRLYTKSTLVQISGRVGRAAERPTGELLFLHDGSTKEMRKAIAEIKAMNKKGGFA; this comes from the coding sequence ATGGATAAACTGAATAATTATTATGGAAGACTATTTACACAAGCTCAACTTTCGGATGCCTTAAAAAAGCAGGCTAAACAGTTGCCGGCAATGACAAAATTAAATCATCATTATATTTGTAATCGTTGTGGTAGTCAAGTGTCTTTACAAAATAAACTTCAAACAAACGTTTTTTATTGTCGAAATTGCCTTGTTTTTGGAAGAAATACGAGTAATGGACATCTCTATTATTTTCCACAAAGACGTTTTTCTAAAAAAGATTCTCTTATTTGGAAAGGAAAATTGACCCCTTACCAAGATGATGTTTCAAAAGGGATGTTAGAAGGCATTGATGCTAAGAAAGACCTACTTATTCATGCTGTTACAGGTGCTGGAAAAACAGAAATGATTTACCAATCTGTATCCAAAATAATTGATGACGGTGGTTGTGTTTGCCTAGCAAGTCCGCGAATTGATGTTTGTCTGGAGCTTTATAAACGCTTGTCACGTGATTTTTCGTGTCTGATTACATTGCTTCATGGAGATTCTGAGCCCTACAAACGTGCCCCTTTAATCATTGCCACAACACATCAACTTTTAAAATTTTACCAAGCTTTTGATTTGTTAATTATTGATGAAGTTGATGCCTTTCCATTTGTGGATAATGCCGTGCTTTACCATGCTGTTGATAGAGCTATCAAACCTAATAGAACCAAGATTTTTTTAACAGCGACATCAACAGATGAATTAGATAAAAAAGTAAAAACAGGAACTCTGACTAAATTGCACCTTGCTCGACGATTTCATGCCAATCCATTAGTTGTGCCACAAAAAATCTGGTTGTCTGGCGTTTTATCCAATATGCAAAAGAAGAAAATTCCCCAGAAATTAATAAATCTTATAAAAAAACAACGTCAAACCCACTATCCTTTGCTAATTTTCTTCCCAAATATCGAACAAGGAGAAGCCTTTACTCAAATTTTACAGACCTATTTTTCAGAAGAACAAATCGCTTTTGTGTCTAGTAAAACAGAAAATCGCTTAGACATTGTAGAAAAATTTAGGAGACAAGAACTTTCTATTTTGGTGACAACAACCATTTTAGAACGTGGTGTCACTTTCCCTTGTGTAGATGTCTTTGTATTGCTTTCCAATCATAGATTATACACCAAAAGCACGCTAGTTCAGATTTCAGGGCGAGTTGGGAGAGCAGCAGAGCGTCCAACAGGAGAACTGTTATTCTTGCATGACGGTAGTACCAAAGAAATGAGGAAAGCTATTGCTGAAATTAAAGCGATGAATAAAAAAGGAGGATTTGCATGA
- a CDS encoding DUF960 domain-containing protein, translating into MAFEKNKERYASFGVTTSLPHEIIDTFWDLLDHYLKNVVPLDPILTFRLANNHNNVTFEYHDSKRKIFIGFDYNFPFDPFFPEIVHIIDQAGVETLLLPHELD; encoded by the coding sequence ATGGCATTTGAAAAAAACAAAGAACGTTATGCAAGCTTTGGCGTCACTACTAGCTTACCACATGAAATTATAGATACATTTTGGGATTTATTAGACCACTACCTAAAAAATGTTGTCCCACTTGACCCCATTTTAACATTTAGACTAGCTAATAATCATAACAATGTAACGTTTGAATATCACGACAGCAAACGAAAAATCTTCATTGGTTTTGATTACAACTTCCCGTTTGATCCCTTTTTCCCAGAAATCGTACACATTATTGACCAAGCAGGCGTAGAAACACTCCTACTCCCACACGAACTTGATTAA
- the hpf gene encoding ribosome hibernation-promoting factor, HPF/YfiA family, with the protein MIKYSIRGENIEVTDAIRNYVESKLGKIEKYFHAEQGLDARVNLKVYREKTAKVEVTILVDSITLRAEDVSQDMYGSIDLVTDKIERQIRKNKTKIAKKHREKLPASQIFTSEFEAEPVEEGPVVKVVRTKHVSLKPMDIDEALLQMDLLGHDFFIYTDAEDGVTNVLYRREDGELGLIEAK; encoded by the coding sequence ATGATTAAATATAGTATTCGTGGAGAAAACATCGAAGTAACTGATGCTATCCGTAACTATGTCGAATCAAAACTCGGAAAGATTGAAAAATACTTCCATGCTGAACAAGGTTTAGACGCTCGCGTTAACCTTAAAGTTTATCGTGAAAAAACTGCCAAAGTTGAAGTAACTATTTTAGTTGATTCTATTACGCTAAGAGCAGAAGATGTCTCACAAGATATGTATGGTTCAATTGATTTGGTAACTGACAAAATTGAACGTCAAATCCGTAAAAACAAAACTAAAATTGCTAAAAAGCATCGTGAAAAATTACCAGCTAGTCAAATTTTTACAAGTGAATTCGAAGCAGAGCCTGTGGAAGAAGGACCAGTAGTAAAAGTTGTTCGTACGAAACACGTTAGTCTAAAACCTATGGATATTGATGAAGCGCTTCTTCAAATGGATCTTTTAGGACATGACTTCTTTATCTACACAGATGCGGAAGACGGTGTTACAAACGTTCTTTATCGTCGTGAAGACGGTGAACTTGGCTTAATTGAAGCAAAATAA